In Acanthopagrus latus isolate v.2019 chromosome 23, fAcaLat1.1, whole genome shotgun sequence, the genomic window atattaaaaagcaacaacaacataataaaaaggAAGTGGATAAAGAGACTTGTGTACGTTTCACTTGAGAATTTGGTTATGCTACATACTCTGTGGCAGCGTCTGAGCTAACCAGCAGAACACAGGAAATACCTTTTATCTTGATGTCCTCTGTTTTCAGTGCCAGGATGGCGGGCGTGAACGGAGACCGCAAAGGGAAGAAAGATGACAATGGGATCGGCACAGCCATTGACTTCATGCTCTCCAATGCCAAGCTTGTGCTGGGAGTGGGAGGAGCAGCCATGCTTGGCATCGCAACACTAGCTGTCAAAAGAGTAAGTGCGAAGTGATTTATGCCCTGACTTTTCTCCACCCCACTCCGCGTAAATATCCGTACTAATGTGAACGACGTGCACATGATTCTTTGTCGTGCAGATGTATGACCGTGCCATCAGTGCTCCCACCAGCCCCACCAAGATGGAgcagggaggaaagagaagctgGGAGGAGCCCGCCTGGATGGGTTCATCCCCGCGGGTTCTAAACCATGACATGAAGTCTACAGTTAGCAGGTCGCTGCAGTCTCTGCCCACTTCATCGCATGCTTTTGAACCaggtgaggaaaacaaagtgcCCTTTTAAATTGCAGTTAAAATTCACCCACATCATTGTTTCTAACATGTCTTTCATGTTAAATTTACCAGCCAATTTATTTAAGTTTCGGCTTTCAGCCAGctgtcatttttgtctgttgacAGACAGCCTAATTGGAGGAATCTTGCTCTTCCTGTACAGTGGGTGTTAGCTCTCTGTAGTAGCTGTTTTACGTTAGTTTGATTTGATGTAGTTGAACcttaaaatcattatttctcAGATGCTGTAGAAGCCCTTTAATTAAGTATTTGTAGATTCTACCATTTTGAAAACGACACATCTCCCCTTCAGAAGTCAACAGTGTTTTGCCAAATCcatattttcactttcacttgtTTCTAATCTCCTCAGACTGCCTGCGGAGGGCTGTGGGTCGAGCTGCTGTGGGGAGCAGCGGTGCCACTCAGTCGGACCTGATGCGGGCCCGAATGCGTCTGTCCCTGCAGGAACATCTGTGGGAGTTCTACCAGTGTAACGTGAACATCCCGGCCGAGGAGCAGGCTATGGCCAGGAGGGCAGCGCTGGACATCTGTGCTGAGCTCAGAGTGTTCCTGCACGCCAAACTGCCGGACATGCCGCTCAGAGAGATGTACCTGAGTGGCAGTCTGTATGACGACCTACAGGTAAGAGGTTACACACATTCGGTCCAGTGTTTGGACAAAGGAGCTTTGATTTTACTTCATTTGAGAATATTAATTAGATTTTCTGATCCTTAAGTTGCCAATTGGAGCTGAAAATTCAACTTTTAGCctttttcatcagttttctatttaagtaactttgttgttgttttcctaCATTGcccttgtgttatttttaaatagGCATAACTGTAAGGGTTTAGCAAATGCAGATAATATCACAGCTGTTGAATTTGTCAGTGCTTCTTTAATTGGTATTCATTCCGACATCTTCTAGGTGGTGACAGCAGACCACGCCCAGCTCATGGTGCCTCTCATCCTGGAGAAGAACTTGTGGTCATCCATCCCTGGCGAGGACACCATCATGAATGTCCCTGGTTTCTGGCTTGTCCGCAGGGAGAATCTGGAGTACTTCCCACGGAACAGCAGCTACTGGGACCGCTGCATGGTTGGAGGTTACCTCTCCCCAAAATCGGTCCTGGAAGTCTTCGACAAGCTTGTGGCTGGCTCCATCAACTGGCCAGCCATAGGGAGCGTCCTCGACTACATCATCCGTCCCGTGGTTCCCTCGGAAACGCTGACCCTGGAGGTGCAGTACGAGACAGACCGGAAGCTGTACGTGGACTTCTTACCTCTACTTGTAATGGAGGATGGAACTTCGCTGATTGCCAAACCTCATCGACTCGCTGCAGAGCGCCATGAAAATCTGTGGCGGCAGAGTTTCAGAGTTGCTGAGACAGCACGACTCAGGGCCCTGGACCAAGAGGACGGGGGCTGCCGGTGCGCCTGCCTGAAGGTGGCGAAGGCTGTGTGCAAGCTGAACCCCGCCCTTACCCGACTCAACGCCAGCCAGCTCACCAAcaccatcttgttgctgtgCGAAAAAGAAGGTGACTGGACCCAGGAAGCGCTGGCCGACCGCTTCCTTCAGCTGCTGCGGGCGTTAGTGGGACACCTAGAGGCCGGGAGGTTGCCATGTGCCCTCAGCCCTAAAGTTAACTTATTCTGTGAGCTGACTGAACATGAGGTGGACGAGCTGGGGTATACGCTCTACTGCGCCCTTTCAGATCCCGAGGGGCTGCTGAGAACTGCCATGGCACAGTCGGACCATCCCTGACGTCCTCGCTTGTCACTGCACAGCAATGTGGCTGAAACACACCCCTCTGTTTGTGGCGAACAGCGACCTCGAGCCATGATGACGTCtctggaaatgaaaacagtgcaTGAAATCATCCTCTCCTGGTCTCTTCATCTTAAATGTCTCTTGATGAACACAGTAGCAGTAAAGATCAATGTGAGTCTTGACATGAAAGTTGCATATGTGGGATCATACAAATAGTCTTTTAATCTCCGAAAGTGGCAGCCTGTTGGAGTGCGTGTGGCTCTCACTAAAGCCACTGTATTAATGAAGTTAATGTTATTAATGCCTAGCACACTGGATGGAGGGATTGGACTCTGGTTGACTCATATCAGAATGGAAGTGGAACACTTGAAATCTTCGACAGAGTTATGTACCTCTGTATTGAATTTAAGCTGTCTTAACAGGTGTCAGAGTTCTTGGAGGACAGACGTGTCCAATGCAGCTCAGTGCCGTTTACTCTGTTTTGAGTTGGGTTCATATCGGGTGAGAGAATGTGAAGTTGACTGTGTGAAGCTAATAAATCTTTTGATCTGCCTGAGAGACTCAAAATTCTTGAGGTAGAGACACATACTAAATCCTTCTCCATGCCCCTGTTGTTGGCACTGACATCAAACAGTGCCAGTTCAGTTTGAAATCCAGGTCTTTGTCTGAGAACTTCATTAATACAGTGGCTGTGCTCATGATGTAAGCTTTACATGTTTGCAGGGATGTGTGAAAGCAAACATTCCGCTGTGATTGGAATGTCTGCCGCCTGCATGTGTTTATCTAGAAATCAAACCGATGAATATACACCAGAGATGTACGTCGATGtccatttttaatgttttctatATCGCGCCAattttatttactgttataTACAGGTTAGTGGAAATGGCTCAACAAAGCGGCATCACCATCTTATCATCCACTTATTTTGGCGTGACCGGAAAATGTTTCCATGTGACTGTCCATGTCACACAGAGCCGCTCTTTGTTTGTCCCAAGCAGGAAGTTTTGCTTTCCCCAGGCTCacatttgttgctttttgtaCACAGGTCGGATTTGCTttaactcctttttttttttaatctctgaaGACCTCCATCACAGGTTACTTTGCACTGTTGAAATGTTTAGTGTTCTGTTGTAGATTTTGCGACAAGTGTGTCTCAGTGGGACATTCTGAAAGTGTATTTTGTCCACtggtttttgctttaatttaaacTATGAAACTCGTtcaacatcaactgtttttttgtttttttttttaattgtccgCTGGCGCTAGTTTGTGCTGGATCTAGTGAGAGGACCTTTCTCAGCCACCTGCAGGAGAAGGTTTTTGTCATTTGGTGAATTAGCCTCAGTGTTAACCTCGGGTCTTGGCCTGATTTCAGTTACGGCCTGTTACTTCTGTAGTCCTGTATTTGTGTGAGCACACTCTTAAGTCCACATTAAACCCTGATTAACTTGTAGTTGCCCTTCTGGACCAGTCTTACTAGAGTAGGTAGCTAGACATGGATTAGCGGTATACAATTAGGCCATGTTATCTGTCAATTCTGACCCTTTACATCAAGTAGGTGTATGGCAATGTTATCATCTAACCTGAAGGCATGATCACTACTTCTGCCCCGTCAGGTCTTCCTATATAATAGATTTCAGGTGCTAGTCCTTTAGATTGTGATCTGATTGAGAGTGATCCACTCACAGGTCTTCTGTTAtgtaaaaacagctttgatAGCCAAGGTATCCCATGACATTGCAGGTGACAGCAGGTGGCGTCACTAATACAATAGCTGCCAGGTGGACATTGTGTCTCAACTCTACACGTTGTCCAAATAATCCCACGGTTGCTTTTTGTTCTCACTTTTAGCCttagaatgaaaaaaaaaaacaaatgcagttacTACAGAGCAAGTGTCCCCTCAGTCCCTGTCCCACTGTCTGTATAGTGTACAATATGTTGATAGTTCTGATGTGCATTCAGTTAATAATCAGCCAGATAATAATGGAGAAACAGgtgaatatttttgtatttattgtacaTTTGTAACCAAAAAGAGCCGAAAATTATTTGCATTGATTTAATTCAACATGTTAAGTACCACTTATTGTGCTCCATGAAGTGCTTTGTTCTGGATGTACTCGTATAAAATGAATCCACAGTAGATCTTTGTGCGCATATTAAGTGTCTTCCTTTGCAGACCTGGTTTATGCTACAAGTTACTACTGTGCCGATGGGAGGGGAGTCACTGTGCcacatttatattgttaaaaacaaatcaaaacaaatccaAAGTAGATCTCTACCTCGTGGAGAGCATACTGGCCATATGCTGTGTTGCATGCTTTGTATTTTccttagctttttttttttaagttcagcTCTGGAGTTGAACATTGCAGCACTTTGAATACTTCATTAAATGTTACAAATGACATTCTATCGgttaaactttgtgttttttccccgCCCTCCTCAAAAGGAAGCGCACACATTTCAAAATTTGAAAAGacagttatttatttcaagttCATTTAGTGACATTTGGTAAGAACAATACATGGCGTGTTAAAAGAAACATCCTGAGATACCTTCAGCGTACAAAAGCAGCTAGTTTTAACAGACACTGGAAACTGGAAATGTGGTTCAGTTGGTAAGAGTTAGCTGTTGTTCCATCAAAGCATAAAGTACAAAAATTCTAGCACAAATGCATAGTTCTGATTGACCCCTGTCATATTAAAGATGAAGGTCAACCTCAGACAGCTTTGCATACAAGTGGAAGTAACCGAGTGAAGCAGTCCCTTTGTTCAGTGGCAGAAAGAACATCCACGCTTCTTGCTAAATGTGTGGAAAATAATTATTGCAGCATCCATATTCATGTGAACTCCACATTCTAAGCAGATATGACCATTTTGAAATGCTTTGGTTTGTTGCAAATCAAATAACGCAACATTGGTGAATTATAGCTTTGCCTGAAATTATCTTTAAAGTTAGATTACCACCGCAGATGAGACGCATTTAGCAGACTACTTGGCTGGGGCAAAGCCCACACGATCAGCGTTTCTGTCAAAGACAGTGTAGTACTTCCCGATGAATATATCTCCCAGGATCCACAGGGGCCCTGCGGGAGGAGGGATGTCCATAGCCATGAAGCCCGACAGACAGATTGACATACCCATCTGAGACTCCTGCATCAAAAGTAGAGAGACGAAATATCTGTCAGTTTTGCAAGAATAGTTTAAAGATATGGTGACACGTGTATCAAATTCTGTTTTACGACAGTGGTCTGGTCACAGCACTTATGCACGTAAAACACCTCATTGGCCACCATTAATTTCTCCTGTCCATGTTGGCTGTGAGGAGATCACCTAATATAATGCTTCCCAGTGTAAAGGGAAAGGAGACAATTCAGTCCCCTGTATGGGCAAGAAACTTTGCACTAAAATGGCAATAACCTTTGGAAGTCTAGAATATGACAGGCTATTTGTCATGGCTGCCAGcctaaatatattttttggcacttttaaAATTGATCTTGGAAAGTCTTGACTGAAAACCTTTTTGCAAATGAGATCAATTATACTTTTGGAGGtggttgacacacacacacacacacacacacacacacacacgaggagaCTCTGTGCTGCTACTAGCAGAGCTTGTCTGCTATGATGTAGGACATACATGTTAATCATTTAAGTAATGCTGTATGAAATAACTGTCAGTGACTGAATTAAAACAAGTTATCCATCTGACGTGAGTGATTGTACCTTCATGACATAATCCTCTCCAGTCAGGTTAAACATCTTCCCTCCAATGTTGAAAGAGATGACAGGCAGCGATGGGATCCTATTACAGTCAATCCAGTACTAGTGAAGAAGCACAGTGGAGAACAGTGTTGAAATTcttcagaagtaaaaaaaaaaaaaaaaaaaaggaaaaaaaagtgagcctTGTCGTTATGTTTCATCAACCTGCATTAGTGTCAAATGCAGCTTTTGCAACCCttgaccacaaatgtcaactGCCAGTAGGTTTTAGATGTTACAGCAACATGTAACAACTGTCAAGTGAGCTTTGTGTTTCATGCATCATCTTCACCTCTCCCATCAGCAGGGGCAGAGCTCCGATGGCTTTTTGCAGCGCTCTGACTTCTTCCACAGGACCTACAATTAGGGATGTTCCCGTGTCAACAATGGCCTGGCAACCAGCTTTGCAAAGACTGAGCTGGTTGCCAACTTGAAGTCTGTAGGGTGGGTGAGAGAGAATAGATACTTCAGTTTACTGTAAACTCCTGCTacaaattttgttttgttgctgtgatGGGGATTTTAAGACCATGAAATACCAACATTTCACCCATGTGCCCGCAACCATTTTAATGTACAGTTAAAACGGACTGAGCCTTAGCAAAATGAACTCCATCTatgacaaaacagaacagagtgTGTCAACCTCGATACTACTCCCAGTTCTGTGTGATAATGATATCACATAAAGGTTCCTACTCACCCGTTCACTCTGATTTGCCAGTAGGCCTTTCGTGTCACATTGACATAGTGCAGGTCTCCAGTGTAGTACTGGGGATCTGTCCCTCCCAGAATCAGCTCTCCTCCTACAGCTGCTTTTGGGTCTCtaagagacaaaacagacacaagcaGAATTGTCCGAGTAAGCAAGAAATACCAAAATATGCCAACTAGAGTTGCGAGTGTGAAAACCCCCACACAGTTGCACAATTCATCATAGGCTGGGTTTTGATGTAGCAGTAGAATATAAACTTAGGACAAATTTGACCAATACAGGATCCAGTGACAGTACAGCCCGTTCATCTGactattttattcttttgtcaGAGACCAACCTGCTTAtgtagaaagagaaaatgttctgGGGCAGCAGTTTGGCAGCCATGGCTGTGTCAAACACAGGAACGACATTAGCCACCGATATGGAGGGGTAGGCCATGCCCAAAACCCCATCAAACCGTGCCACTGCAAACGTGATTCCAGGCTGCTTCACGGCTTCACCAAACTGCTGGTGAGGAACAGGCAGACCCGCAACctgcaggcagaggagcaggaggccgAGAGAGACGTCAATACTGATGGAAAACACCAAGTCTTATAATGAAATAATAGGAATGGTGTGACCAGCAAAATTGAGGAATGCCGTTAAACAAAAGTGCCATGTGAGCGAGCACGTGTGAAACTCACAGAGACTGTGTCCTCGCTAATGAAGCCAGACAAGCTGCCTCTGCCGTACCGGATGGAAAACTCTGTGCCGTTCTGAACGTATGTGGTCGACTTCTTTGAGTTGTAACGATGGTGAAGCCCTGATGAGAGAAGAGtcaaacacaacaatgagcaGGATGTCAGAATGTTTGTGTTAATACATCAATAActaaaatacttttaaatagGGCCAGTGAGGTGACACAGACCATAAGGACACAAAACACTACAAAGAGACTCCactgaaagagacacaaaaacaactaccaaaaaaaaaaaaaaaagggacattttatgCCGTTTAGTCTGGGGGTCTGTAGATGTAGCTTGGGACTTCTACATGTTTGTGTCCAGGGACTAACTGCCATATTTGGATTTAAAAATGGCAGCTGTTATTGTAATAACTATACATTACAGTATTTaaagtagtttgtttttttccacttattGCACTGAACATATCTGAGCTATAATTCCCACAATGATGCAACGCTGCACCTGTAATTTTGCACAATATTACTCAAGATACAAACGAACAGGATGTGCCTTTTCAACCATTTTAGAATATATGTAGTTAATATTTATCTCTTCTTTGCGATACATGTCAGTATTTCATCTGATCACATTTCTGCACTCCAGTCAATTGCTCAAGGGcactacaacaacaaaagtTAAAACTCTGGACAGAAGGATTGTCCCTATAGATTGCCTGATGATGTTTACTAAAATAATTCTAACCACCAGCTGACATAACATTAACCTGATTGGAACTTCTAGTTGAATTCACTCCATCTTGAAATCATAATATGTCAACCATTGCtactgtatgtttgtctgaTATATTGATTACCCACCATGGTGAACAGATTTGATTAGAAGCAATTCAGTTTAAGCTAACAGGACAACGTGTCTTCACATTGTTAAATGTCTTTTGAATGCAACTGAGGTCAAGGTCAAGTTTTACTTCCTTTTTACACAACACTGGAACTTTCCTACGGGTAACTTTTTAACTTCTGAACTTCAGTTCAACATTCCTGTGAATAAGCATTACTAAACAGATGATGGAGTGACCCTGAGGAGAAGCAAACTCTAAAGGGATAATGAGAGTAAGTGTTAAATTTTAGTCACAACTGTGACAGCATCTTCCAGGAAGTagccaacagacacacaggcagtaCAGAGAATGTCGAGCAAGTAATTTCCCCAAAGACGCAAACTCACAGCAGGCGATATCGAGGAAAGAGCAGTGTATGGAGGGGACCCAGAGGTTGGAGGAGCCTGTGTCAAACAGCACAGTGAAGTCCTGTGGAGGGGTGCCAATGCTGATCAGCCCATAGTACTGGGCctgagaagacaaagaaaaaaactaaatatgaaCACAGATTTGCTGTGAAACCTCCACTACATCTGCACGGCAATAGACAAGATTCATGCTTTAACGTATTGTGATCTAGTTCGTGTTCATTGCACAATGTGCATCAGGGAACAAATGCAGAGCAAACTGTCCCCATTTCATGTTTCAAAGTCAAAAAATTCAACCCATGATATCGTGGTTGCTAAGAGTAATATTTACTCAGTCATTCCTCCTTTTTCTTACTGTTAATGCTGCTCAAATATTGAACTTTCAGACTTTTCTTGGCCCACAGtgccttctgtggctccaaaCTCTTGGGTTAAACTGAAAAGTATGACGGACATTTTCCACATTTGGTTGGAGGTACTCAAACCTCACCGTGGGGCGCACTCTCACCATCTGCCTCAAGGGGAGAGGATTATGACAGAATTGTCAATTTAAGTATACTATTAGCCACATACATCCATGAAGTTGGTCAGCCTCTCCACAGGCAGTTTGGGGGAGGGAGAGCTGTCCACCGCTCCTTTGCTCTTTGCTAAAGCCCGAAGCTCCTCTAAAGACATCCCATTGTCGCTCATCAGGCGGCGCATGCTTCTGGTTTTATGAAGGGGGACTCTGAAACAAGGCATTATTGAATTAAATGCAGCGGCAGAAAATAAGGaagtacatttaatcaaatgCTGTACTTCAGCACAGTTTTGAGGtgcttgtattttgttttctgcttcattagGGTCTCCCTCCAGTACAACTTGGCAGACTTTGTTTAACAATACATAATATGATCAACAAATAATGCAATAGTATAGATTAACACAACACTTTATCAATACCTGAGGGGGAGCTACCCAGCAGATGAACTGTACTATTACAAGAATTAACATTAAACACTGTaattttgaagaagaaattcaaactcagatttattaagtcagaaatatttatttttattttgaccaGAAAATGGCTAATTTgctcagaggaagataaggtccccagaacactgtctgaagttagaaaggtggcagggtccgccacatataactAAAAGCAAAACAGTTTTTGGAATTGTGTTCCAGTTTATTTatccagtcatgaaaacatttatttgaggCATGAGATCAGTCAATGAGGATCTCTCTCATCTAATTAACATCTCTTCACGCAAAACCAAATAGTACAACTTTAAAGTGAGGAGGACATGAATGCATCAATAACTGACATGTGTATTATTTAATACACTTGTCAGTTATTGAttctgaagatttttttctctttttacttAAGTTACGACTTTCACTTGCATTTTTGTAAAGTATTTTCTACTTTACATAAGTTCAAGAGTTGAGCACTTCCTCCATCTGGTTAAATATAACATGACTGGAGGCTGCTTCCTGGAACGGGGCGCTTGTCTCTGTTCTCCACATTCAAACTACAAAACTGGGCTAGGTGTTAGCATCATTTTAACCGCAACTGCGTCATTATCACAGcgaaatacttttttttttgcactaatTCAACGAGTGTTTACTGGAAACACGTGTGGCTAATTACGAGTGCACCAGAGGTCAAGGACGCTAAAACACCCACCCTTCACCTGCAGCCATTGGAGTCTGATGCTACGACCTGTTGCTAGGAAGGGATGCGGCCGCAAACGTTACGTTAGCTGCCAAAACATCAGCTAATAAACAGCCTTTACCTGATAATGGCGGCGCACTGTGTCACCAGCAGCGCCGCGACGATACAAAACATCTCCAGCCGTGTCATTTCTCGCCTCgcagaaataacacacacactttttgtaAAGTTTCCTTTCCTGACgagcgcacaaacacacgctaCTTTTTCAACTGacgcagagagacagagtgacatGCATCGGCAATGTCCGCCTTCACTCGGTTTTCCCCGTTATGTTGCTCTGTGATTGGAGGGGGCATAATCAGTAGCGCGCTCTGATTGGCGGAAGAGGTTAGCCATCATCCCGCGTGCCAGACTGGCGCTCaaggtgtgtttacagtcacGAGTTGTGATGGAACTGTCAACTGAGAGATAGAGCACGCACTGACACCTTGTGTCAATGTTTTAAAGTCCACCTGAGAAAACTTTTCATATAAAAGGGCGCATTAGTTTGTTCTTTTGATGAATACTTCTCACCAGAGAACTTATAAACCCAACCACGTAGACTGAAACCGACAGATAAGTGAGCTCATTAACCAGAAAAGATGTTGATGTGCCCTGACTGGCTTTTCTAATAAAATTTTGCGCTTGGTGTGTTGCATTTGACAAGCCTAATAAACGACACTGCCACCCCGCCCAGTCTTGCAATTCAAGTATGATCAGAAccagaattcctttattagtcctgCACATGGcgaaatgtgtgtgtcacagcagccaaaggacagttcaatttaacaataaacaacaataatagtGAAAAATGAGTAATAAGTttaaaggtaagaaatagaaatagacttgtacatatatactgtacaatATAAATTGTAATTATAAACACTGTGGGCAGTGTActgttattaataaatgataatccATATATCCATATAATTCAATAATTCCATCATTTGAGccttgggagaaaaaaaaacagtcagcatGAAGTTCATGTGTCAAACTTGGCAAATACTGAATCCTACATAACTCATAATCTTCATATTACTTTTGTCCCATGTCTATCAAACCCCATGACCCTGGTATGCTACACATGTGTTCTGTTAATTGGCACTCC contains:
- the napsa gene encoding napsin-A, with translation MSLCLSASVEKVACVCALVRKGNFTKSVCVISARREMTRLEMFCIVAALLVTQCAAIIRVPLHKTRSMRRLMSDNGMSLEELRALAKSKGAVDSSPSPKLPVERLTNFMDAQYYGLISIGTPPQDFTVLFDTGSSNLWVPSIHCSFLDIACWLHHRYNSKKSTTYVQNGTEFSIRYGRGSLSGFISEDTVSVAGLPVPHQQFGEAVKQPGITFAVARFDGVLGMAYPSISVANVVPVFDTAMAAKLLPQNIFSFYISRDPKAAVGGELILGGTDPQYYTGDLHYVNVTRKAYWQIRVNGLQVGNQLSLCKAGCQAIVDTGTSLIVGPVEEVRALQKAIGALPLLMGEYWIDCNRIPSLPVISFNIGGKMFNLTGEDYVMKESQMGMSICLSGFMAMDIPPPAGPLWILGDIFIGKYYTVFDRNADRVGFAPAK
- the mief1 gene encoding mitochondrial dynamics protein MID51, which gives rise to MAGVNGDRKGKKDDNGIGTAIDFMLSNAKLVLGVGGAAMLGIATLAVKRMYDRAISAPTSPTKMEQGGKRSWEEPAWMGSSPRVLNHDMKSTVSRSLQSLPTSSHAFEPDCLRRAVGRAAVGSSGATQSDLMRARMRLSLQEHLWEFYQCNVNIPAEEQAMARRAALDICAELRVFLHAKLPDMPLREMYLSGSLYDDLQVVTADHAQLMVPLILEKNLWSSIPGEDTIMNVPGFWLVRRENLEYFPRNSSYWDRCMVGGYLSPKSVLEVFDKLVAGSINWPAIGSVLDYIIRPVVPSETLTLEVQYETDRKLYVDFLPLLVMEDGTSLIAKPHRLAAERHENLWRQSFRVAETARLRALDQEDGGCRCACLKVAKAVCKLNPALTRLNASQLTNTILLLCEKEGDWTQEALADRFLQLLRALVGHLEAGRLPCALSPKVNLFCELTEHEVDELGYTLYCALSDPEGLLRTAMAQSDHP